In Salirhabdus salicampi, the sequence TAGCGGTCATAATTGTTGCGTCTTTACTGACATCAATTTTCACCATTCCGTTAGTTTTATTAACAGGAATAGGCGGTTTAACAATAGGCTTTGCTTTATACCAAAAGAAATCACCATATGAAGTTTGGGCAAAAGGATCCCTAGCTTTTGCCTTAGGATTTGTCCTTCTTTTTCTAATCACACAATGGTTCTTTCAAATCAATTGGACTGAAGAAATGAACACATTAATTGAAACATCTGTATCCAATACGGAACAAATTATCGGTGATATAGGAGGAACTTCGGAAGATACAATAACCCAATTAGAAGAACAGATGAAACAAATACCGTACTTAATTCCCACTATATTAGGGATTGTTGGTGTTATCTATTCCTTTATTACAATATGGATTGGATTCAAAATACTTAATCGTATCGACAACCAATCTTATGCTTTTCCACCATTTCGCGAGTTTCAAATTCCCGTTCCAGTATTTTGGTATTATATGATTGCCCTAGTATTAATGTGGATATATCCTGAATCCGGAAATTATATAAACCAGGCAGCGGTAAATGTGTATATCTTCACAGGTATGTTTTTAGCATTGCACGGTTTGTCTTTCATCTTTTATTACGTACATTATAAAAAGTGGTCAAAAACGGTCCCTATTATTACAATTGTTGGGGTCGTACTTTTCCCATTATTGGTTCTTTATCCAATCAGGATTTTAGGTATAATTGATATAGCATTCAACCTTAGAAAACGTTTAAGTGAAAAAGATTCTGCTTAACGTTGGAACCATGGTTAGGAGCTGACATTCATGTCGAATTTTTTAAAAAAGGTAACCTTTAGCAGTCACATTTTAACTGTATATGGGTTAGCGATTATTTTATTAGCTTTTGTTACTTACTATCAATGGGTATTCGGAGCTATCTTTGCCGTTTTATTAATTGGGTCCGTATACTACAGTGTGAAAAAAGAAAAGCATTTACAAAATATAGCTGAAGAATATATATCTACACTTTCTTACCGGGTAAAAAAGGTGGGAGAGGAAGCATTATTAGAAATGCCGATCGGAATCGTGCTTTATAGTGATGATTTTGAAATAGAATGGGCCAATCCTTATATGAACGATTTTGTTGAGGAAGAAACATTAGTAGGTCATGAATTAAATCAGATATCTAATGAACTTATTACTGCTTTAAAAGACGAAAAAGAAAGCACGTGGTTTCAATACGGTGAAAAAACATTTGAAACCATTATTAAAAAAGATGAACGTTTACTCTATATCTTTGACCGTACTGAACAAAAGGAAA encodes:
- a CDS encoding YybS family protein gives rise to the protein MKNLTALTEGALFVGTYLVMLLITLLVPLVEVFTLFLLPIPFLIYTSRNGLKQALIMFVAVIIVASLLTSIFTIPLVLLTGIGGLTIGFALYQKKSPYEVWAKGSLAFALGFVLLFLITQWFFQINWTEEMNTLIETSVSNTEQIIGDIGGTSEDTITQLEEQMKQIPYLIPTILGIVGVIYSFITIWIGFKILNRIDNQSYAFPPFREFQIPVPVFWYYMIALVLMWIYPESGNYINQAAVNVYIFTGMFLALHGLSFIFYYVHYKKWSKTVPIITIVGVVLFPLLVLYPIRILGIIDIAFNLRKRLSEKDSA